In the Salvia miltiorrhiza cultivar Shanhuang (shh) chromosome 8, IMPLAD_Smil_shh, whole genome shotgun sequence genome, ttttgatatttgatgatttatatatttatgcacaatatcaattataaataattaattggtatttcaaaaattgaaaattcaaatattttaagatTCATGTATTTATTGAGATTGTGCCGTTCAtaactttaatatttttgatCGAGATCCAtgtttacatttgtttatatttaatatgtatatttatttatttaaaatattgttcACTTTCAATATCGATAAATCAAGATGGATAAATCAAACTCTAGCAAATTAAACTGTACACAGTACACGTAAACACTATTTAGAAAACAAAATTTTGAATCAGTTCGTAATAATCCTAGTATATAGCTTAAATTATAGAATGATTAATTATGCATTATTAATTGGCCGCCAAAGAGATTACAGTTTCTTCAATATTTGTGGTGACTGCATGAGTGTACATGGCCCCCTGACCTAATCAAAAAACAATGACAAATGATAAAAGTATGGTTGGAAAACATTTTTTAGCATGAAAATTATAGTAAAGTCGCGAAACTAAACTAATTTAATTAGAGCAGAAATGACCTGAACCCGAATGCGATAATTAAACAATGTCAACGGGTACggataatataaataaatagaagaTCCATTTCTGCAAATTGCACATATATACTttcccccaaaaaaattatttgactGATCTGATTCGAGGGCTTCCTAGTGGATCAATAAAATTAGTAACTTTTATATggtgtattttatatttagtttcaTGATTTCATCTAATACAGAAAACTGAATTACGTTGTCATgcatatatatcatatataattataataatttaaaaataagctcTATTAACTTTTACAAATACGAATATTCGTTGTGTCGTGCAGTATATTGGATGAATTTAGGGTCACACCAACGGAATTATTCTCATATGTATCTCCTTCATTGCaacataatttaattttggcATTAGATTTGCTTCATATTAACAATGCGCGCGTGCACGTAAAAGTTAAGTATAGGAAGAAATTCCAAATACATCTTTTGGCTAGTAGTTAAATATATTAGGACGAGGTTtgaaataatttatactccctccgtcccaccattttagtcccttattccattttgagatgtcccaaaaagatagtccacttttctaattaatattatataaaaatattatttttactaaattaaccttatttaatgcttcacttaaatgtgaaaaggatgtgtgaaaataataaataagggtataaaagataaaaatataaaaattaaatgcattttcttaatatgtgtgaaaagtgggaggggactaaaatggtgggacggagggagtaattaattacAAAATAGTTACTCATGTGAAGTGAAATTGCTATAGTGCATAATTATGAAATTTGGAATATTGGACGAGCGATTAGGTATCGCCATCCCCATTAAAATGGATAAatgcaaacaaaataaaaatggaatAGCATTCTTCCTAtttaaaaacaataataaaattgagTTTCACAATTACTTGAAACAATAATCACATCTCACTTCGCATTTATATTTCATGTCAACTGCAACGTTGACTTACACTCATCTATTTTATAATAGACCAATACCGATGACAAATAATCTAAATATatattctttatatatataatattggtatatatatatatactgtttATATAATACTCCTAAAAATTGGTTGTGTCGTGAAAAGTCAGCTGGACCCTACATTTCAATTTTAAAGTTCGTGGTTAAAACTGTATCTAGCTCAACTAAATTAATTTAGACCTACCAAGTGACTCCCAACTAATATCCGAGCATTAATTGAatatatagtttctttctttatGCAATTTAAATATCTATTGTTTCTGCAGTGTTGCATGAAAAATGGTTCACATTCCATGAACCTGACATAATAAATCATTTTAgagcactacaaaaaaaaatgtttcatcAATGATATAGACTTGGTAGCtcaaatgggatcctctgtcccaaaatatagtgtgtaccacgtgtatcactcttcatttctttatatttataaattattttttatttcattttaattcattatgcttttatatattataaagataattaacaagagttcactcatccatttagggtttataattatttttttatatttatttgaattaataatagattatttgggttcgttaattcaaagttagggtatataattttttaaattttaatttttcaatgataaatactaattagagcttataataatataataatttttatatttataaaaaacaatttataaaataaagaaatgaagagtggtacacgtgatacacacaatattgtgggacagaggatctcatctGCTTGGTAGCTAATATTCGTGTCACAAAAATTAGTggtattttaaaatataattattaataattaactacatcattaaatattattaatttttatgacacacatAACATATAGCTCTACCAAGTCTCATGCCATTAATGAAATTTTTTTGCAGTGGAAGCACGAGATACCAATTAGATACCACCACATCTAAGCACATGCATTCTTTGAGTATATACAAATCGGGATATAATTCTTGTTTGGTTATTAACTGAAAATTAGAGGAAGTAAAAGGGTAAGTGCTGGTGAAATTCGCTATTTACTTTCAATTCTTCAATACATTGgatattatttttcaatattaacCTATAGTTGGATGAGTTTTGCCCGTTTAATTATATGAATATCCCGGCCGGCATtatcttgaaaattttcaatcaaaaataaattaagaatggtaaatattatattaaatctcaAATTATACTCACTTTATTAAAAATGTCTTGAAttataagaatttttttttttaattctaaactATTAAGTttgtattaaaatattataatgtaCCATGTCTATTTTTCGGTCTCCGTGATGGTGTGGCTCACCGGATGCCAtcgtataatttttattttattattttaaatgatatggcacaaaacgaagtcgtttcatgtcatatcatttaaaaaaattaagtccACGTTGGATACACTGATTTTCAACGTGATTTTGAATAAAATGATGTGACACAAAATGACACCATGTTTTCAATGATATGACACAAAACGACGTTTTatgccatgtcatttaaaataataaaatatacaatataAATTATACGGCGACATCCAATAAGCTACGTCTTGATTTTAGGGATCAAAAAATGAACGCGAGACATTTTTGATACAATCTAATAGTGTGAGATATtaaaaaatacttcatccgtcccactataattgtgacttttttttttgggcgtcccacttaAAGTGAGACTCTTTTCTTTTGGGGTAAAAGTTTTACACTTTaaacactttttcacttttttacctaCACAAAAAATACgcttttcttaattctcgtgctcaAAAAAAGGGGTCTCACTTATGGTGAGACGGAGGGTGTATTTCTTATAATTCgagatattttttataaagcaTGTATAAATTAAGATTAaacatgatatttacccaattaAGAAATAGTTATAACTGCACATTGATATGGTATTTGATAGTTAATTCATTGATTCTGAATATAAGTCATGCTCTACCCATAAATTATGTTTGTTAGGGTAAAACAAGTATCTTTCGTGTCAACCAGaataattaatcttaattaagtAATCAATGGCCTTTTTTGAAGTCTTAGATCACTATTCGGTTaaacttttatttgttttgggGCAGGCTATCTGACCAATGACTATATTCCCATTTCTTTCCCTTTCTTTGTATATTCACATACGTGAGATCGTAATCACTCAGCAAAAGTCAAATCTAAAACTCGTAGGACACACATagctaaattaaattatatatgagAGAGccaataaaattgaagaaattgatgagGGTGATGTGTTGATAGGGTGGAATAGGTTTTTGCTGATCCCTTCTTGTTACGTTGTATGTTTTTGTCCTTTCTTCTCAATTCATTGCATGCTTACTGTACCACCGCATTTTATATTCAATTTTAGGCCTTAGGTAAtagctactccctccgtcccactctaaatgtcccatttgccattttgggctgtcccactccaaatgacccattccctttttggcaaaacactctctctctatacctaatatttaaataatttccaccaacccactttatctactttatacccactttatctactttttacacatttcttaatctccgtgcccaaaagaaaggagacatttgaagcgggacggagggagtattatttatttgctttcaaACTATTCATATTGGGGTTTTCCCattattttttacaatattaGGTTTCCCTATTCGATAATTGTACACATATGAAGAAAAATCCAGGCTATCATCAACACATAGAAATGATCAATTCCAGTTGGCATGCATGCATGTAGTTTGCATTTGTAATGCACTTTTATTATTACTTTATGTtgatcaagattcgtgggacgaagggagtaattaaGATGTAATATATATCagctctaaaaaaaattaagatgttgttgtaaatatatttaatatatatttccctaCTTAATGACCTAACCCTAAGCCCTAACCCTAGCTTTATATCtagaggcatttagtcctcataaTAAGACGCTCCTacagatttattttctttacgctctctacgctattctctattcttctcctcttctctctactttcaacacgttatcagcacgagtTTCTAATCAATTGAGTGAATATTGAAAGTATGCATTTCAAATCAATTGATTTAGATTAGAGGTATGCTCTTGAAAAGAATCGAATCTCTAATCCTGAGTATGGAGATATGCCCTAGGAAAGAATCGTGTCTTTCCATCGAGGTACTATTCGATATTCTAATAAATTTATGTTCTTTGATTTATGAAATTGTTAGAATTGTAAGATTTAATTACTTCTATGTTCATATATATGACATTCCATCGAGGAAATCATTTTTTTATCACGACGGCTGCATTTAGATTAAACATTCGATTTTATAATGGTGTCTCTAATTCACGAGTATTCATGAATTGTGCCTTGTATTTGATAATCGCAAATCATATATCAGAGTGAAACATGATACTTGGAGTAATTATCAATTAGTAATCCCTAGTTTTGTCTTATACTTAATAGAATTGAAGGCAAATTGTGCATAAGGAATTATTGGGTGCAGGCTGTGCAGTAGTGGCAATTATATCTATTTGGATTCACTATTTTAGTCAAATCATATTCTTTTGTCACTCCAATTCCCCTTTTTCCTTTAAATTTTTGCTTGAATATGTATAAATCAGTTTGAATATTATTAAATGTCACGATTATGAAGATCAAGTTCTAAGAGTTCTCTTGTTGATATTGATTATACATTTTGTTAATATAGTGTTTATAActattaatatattttcataGTTTCCTGAAGaaacatgaatttataattctTAATAATCTATgagattattaaaaataaatcgttGAAGTCTTTGATGAAAACACAACGATATAGCTtcatattaaatatgaaatataatgtGTTCCTGATGAACATGtgagataaaattaatattctCGAAGAATATTAAAgtattgagattgaatttttattttaagctttaTTTTGGCATTTCCTtattatttagtatttaatttattattaaattgctttactttatattgaattaatatGGATGCTCCCGAAGTAGCACAattaatattcctgaagaatattacatgttcttgaagaacaatttatattttaggtGATATATGTTTATTCTTGATGAAAAATAACATAtacacataatttaaatattacaagctcttgaagagcaattgatcttctcaattcaattgtttttgaactattattgagaatatgagttatacaattaaaaattgataatatttttgtgtgggctccggaagagcttcaTTGATTTTCCTAtgagaattgaataattatacattgatctattatttttatcacaTAATCATGTAAAgatgaatttcaaattcatacacccaaatgatttaaaaataactcAAGACTTGAGTATTTGGGTTGTCTACATTACAATTAGTGCGTGATTAAAATACCTCCCGAAGAGGATTTTCCATCTACTAAATTCTTTTATCACCATTCAAATGCACTCATAGCTCTATGAAAATTATATGTATACTTTgtgaaaaatacatatatagagcCAATAATTGAGGATCAATTCCTATGTCGATACTTTGATTTATCCAACTTAAAACTTTTTTCGGCATTAGGGGGAGATATGAATGATGAATTGTACAATGCCGTAAATTTCTCGTTGGATTAATTATGTTAGATTCATGCATTAATGAACTAGAAGTTCAACAAGTTATTATTGACTGCCACATGAGTGAAATCTTATACATATATCATATTGCACCACAAATAATTGAAGTCCCTGAAGGACGAAATTGATTTAATGCTTATTGATGCCAGAAGCGTAAACGACCTATTGGTGCCCAAGATAAAATATCCGCGGattacaaattcaaataaaGAACTCAAATAATTCCGAAACCTCATGAAGAGGATCGTCCTGAAGACGATAATCCCAATACATTTTTGCACGTGCACTAAATTATCGTAATATTGGGATTACGAAACAACTAGAccaaatattatgaaaaatggtgaaaatttggTTTCACTAAAGTTGCCATGAACTTTGTGAATATGTGAGAATCGTAATAGAAAAATCATAGTTGTCGACAACACTTTTGCCTCAACAAATTGCAAATTCAACTCGAAGATTATTTGGATCCAAAATAGTTATATTAGTGTGTCAGAAGCACTGAAAAATGTAGAAATAATCAATGAGACAGAGCTGAACTCgctaaatgaaaataattaagcgagattagtagctcaagggtttgagaaacccaaaattaatcaaatatattCTCATGTTATACATGGCATTATGTttcgttatttatataacatttatGGCAGTAATCATTGACATAAATATATCAAGTTTATGGACGTTATGGTTGTATTGTTATATAGGTCATTAAACATGGACATATATGTGAAAGTCCATAATCGATTAAGTGAATTCTTTCTGAAGAAAGAACATTTGTGAATATTCAAAACTTGAGGAAGTTAACTCATGTCTAAAGATGAGTTTTGAAAAACTTAGTTAAAACTAAGTATTGTCTCGACTTGTAGATCGAGCATCTTTTCGATAAAGTATTTCAAACTAATCGATCTGTATTTTATATGAATTAATCGACCTATCCGAAGAAGGCTTTGATGAATATGATTATATCACATTCATTCACctagaccaaaataaaataacgaaATTACTTGGGACCCGAAGTTCCTTACTTGTGTGCTATTGAAGCACTATTTTTATCATGCATGATATACAATTCGAAGTTGACTTGCTAGCAAGATTTAATGTTTCTCCAAGAAGgagaatttaaatgatattaaccATGTTATTGGTTATATTCAAAGCAAATTACAATTGGTCTATGTTATGAAAGAAATCGAAATTCAAAATTGGTGGATGATGTtgataatttattttcgaaaacTATATTGAACACATTCAAGATTGTTATCTTGAGGGGGAGCAGGATCTTTTAAATAGTTTCGAAAATTAGACTTTGAAGATCAACGGCCCTGAAGGccaaatggttgtactctttttcccttactaagttttttcctacaaggttttcttagttaaggtttttaacgaggcaactagtgtaatatatgagtaaatatacgTCTTGTACTTTTTTCCTCTATCGAATTTTTCCTATAGGGTTTttacggagaggtttttaacaaggcatgaacatctagactctaacatcaaatgaAGAGTTTCTTTGGAGTCAAATTGCATGCAACTCAAAGGATACATGAAGATTCGATCAAGCGATAACATGACGGACTTATTCACAAAGGCGTTACCAACATCGACTTTTAGAAAGTTAGTACACAAGATTGGCatgcatcgactcaaagatatacAATGATCATTTTCAGGGGGAGCagctgtactctttttccttagaCTAGGTTTTTGTTCCATTGaatttttcctagcaaggttttaatgaggcaacatatttttagggttagtcatttaaggaggagtgttgtaaatatatttaatatatatttccctaCGTAATGAcctaaccctagctttgtatctcctataaatagaggcatttagtcctcataaTAAGACGCTCCTGCAGATTTATTCTCTTTACGCTCTctaccactacaaaaaaacctGCCGAACACCGACGGATAAACCGACGGACCTTTATTCCGTCGGTATTCACCGACGGATCACCGACGGAATGGCGGCGTATTTTTCGGTGGTTTTTTCCGACGGATATACCGACGGAATACCGACGGAATATATTACCGACGGACAATTCCATCggtaatgttttattttttagattattatttaattttactgtGAGCGACGGAATACCGACGGATACTATCCGTCGGTATTGGTTTTAAATAACCTCAGTCGCGTCGCTTGTTTTGCTTTAGTTCTCATCTCAGCCCTAATTGCGAATTCCTCCAAAATCCCCAAATCGCCACTACAGCACCGCCGCCCGTCACCGCTCCTCTGCCGGTGAGCACGCCGCCGCCTGCAACCCCTCCGCCGGCCGAACCTGCTCCAGCTTCTCCGCCGCCGACTGCAACCCGCAACCCCGCCGCCGGCCGAACCTCGTCCAGCTTCTCCGCCTCCGCCTGTGGTTTCCCCGCTCCCACCGGTTGCACCTACGCCGGCTCCGGTTGCTTCCTCCGTCGTAGAAATCTGGTCCGTTTCACAATTTACTCTTTTCCGCATTTAAATCTCATAATTCGAGATATTAATGTAAGGCAATTTTAGATCTGTAGGTATTTTCATAAGACTTGAACCCACTGAAAAGCAGGACGCCATTTCTTCCCGTTGATTTCTCGCTCCCTGCTGCCTGCTTCGATCTTGTTATCCTTATTCAGGTGTTTCCGCTGCCTAATCTTCAATTTGTCTTTGTAAGTTCAAGAAGAAGAACGTCAAAAGTTAAGCTGTAAATACTGAAAATGTCCAAAATTTAGTGGATAATCCAGCAGCCTGCTCCATTGTTTTTTCAGATAAACTGTTTTTTCTtagctcaatttttttttaaaaccaacAGAAAAATGCTTCAGCAGGCTTCTTCATACGAGCTCATGTAGTtgaatttgtcttggtattggattctattattattattattatactggGAAATGAAATTGTTATATTTCCTTGAGGTATGTGATTGATGCAGATTCCTTAATACTTTTGTTATCAGTTAAATATATCAAGATAGTCATTTTCATATTATAAAGATTAAATAGCCATAGAGATAAATGCAGATTCCTTAATACTTTTTtgtattcctttttatgttggTGGTTAGTATCTTTTATTAATGGGTATTTTGCTAGTTGAgtctttttataataataataataattaatcttATTGTAGTAAACTGTCTATTGTTTCACAAACCTATATACATTTCGAAACTTTGAATCAGATTGTGTAGAATCACCAGCGAAATTGGAATGTTATTATTAAGTTAAAATATGGAGTAATCGAATACTAGTGCTGTAGACTTAAGTTTTGCTTTGGCATTTACAGATCAACTTATAGTTGTGCAGCCGTCAGACTTTGTTGCCATATTCACTTGATTTTGCTGAAAGGTTAGTCTTTcgcaattttatttataaatttatttgataaaatttagGATTATATATGTTGATTGAATTTGTATAAGCATGATGATGTGTTTGTATTatcgccggtgggggagaggcgaaGAGCATGATTAGATAAGCATGTATCTAGGTAGTAAATGGAGATTAGGTTGGGAGATGGCTGTGTTCCATCTCATTTTGTTGCTGTGGTGATGGCTTGGAGCCGCGTATATGttatttgtttgaatttgtgtCCTTTAGGCATTTGTTCGATAACTTggtagaaaataaaaaatagggaATGTTTTTTTTATCGACCCCTAGTAGATTATATAAATTATGACTTTATATTCTTTAGGTATTTGTTGAAATGAGTGAAAATCGTGAGTGGATGTATAGACGGTTTTTACCCGACGGAGCTTTCAACCCCGCATTCGTTagaggtcttcaagaattcattgATTTTGCTAACAGTAGAGAAGATTTAATGGATGGACATAAAATTAGATGTCCGTGCAGAAGATGTGataatataaaatttcataCATCGAGGAATGTCCAATACCATATTTCAAAGAATGGGTTTGTGTTGAATTATCACATTTGGAGGTTTCATGGCGAATTAGAAATGATGGCAACCGAATATAATCAATTTGATGCTGCTGATGATGATGACAATGAAGATGATCAAAGCACATACCACAATATGGTGATAGACGTTGCTGCTTCACATTTCAATATTGAACAGCCGCCTAATCCTGAAGCACAACAATTATATGATATGTTGAGTGCTGCAGATAGGGAGTTATGGCCTGGTTGCAACACTCATTCACAATTATCTTTTGTGGCTCGTCTAATGTGTTTGAAGGCAGAGGGGAACATGTCCGAGAGATGTTTTGACCAATGGCTTGAATTGATAAAAGAAATCCTTCCCGAACACAATTTAGCTCCCAATAACTTCTATAGCACAAAGAAGTTATTAAGTGGAATGGGGTTGCCAGTTGAGAAGATTGACTGTTGCCGTAATAATTGCATGCTTTTCTGGGGAGAGGATAGCGAGGATATTGAGTGTAAGCATTGCAACGAGCCACGTTACCAACAAAGTGATACATCTTCTGCGAGTAGTTCAAGGACTCTAGTAGTAGTAAAGAAAATGTTCTATTTTCCTTTAACTCCTCGACTGCAGAGATTGTATGCATCCAAAGCTACAGCTGCAGATATGCGTTGGCACGCATCTTCAGTGGATGATGGAATAATGCGTCATCCTGCAGACTCGCCTGCTTGGAAGCATTTGAGTCAAAAGTTTCCTTCTTTTGCCGAAGAGAGTCGAAATGTCAGATTAGGATTATCGACTGATGGTTTCCAACCTTTTGGTCAATCAGGGCAACAATATTCTTCATGGCCCGTGATTGTTACACCATACAACTTGCCACCATGGATGTGTATGAAGGAACAATATATGTTCCTCACAGTGTTAGTTCCCGGGCCGCGCAATCCTAAGGAAAAATTAGATGTTTTTTTGCAGCCTCTTATATCTGAGTTGATACAGTTGTGGAATGTGGGCGCGCCTACATACGACGTGTCAATGAAGCAGAACTTTCAGATGCGAGCAGCTTTGTTATGGACAGTTAGTGATTTTCCGGCCTACTCCATGTTGTCAGGATGGAGTACTGCTGGCAGACTTGCTTGTCCACATTGTATGACAGAAACTGACTCCTTCACCTTGTCTCATAGTGCTAAACAATCATGGTTCCACAATCATCGAAAGTTTTTGCCTATGAACCATTCCTTTCGAAGAGATCGAAAAaactttttgaaaaataaaattattactgCAGTAGCACCTCAAGTGAGATCGGGGGAAGAAATATTGTTTGATATAGATATGATGGGATTCGTCAAAGTAACAGAGGTGAACAGTGAAACAATCAATAAAGCAGCTGCTCGTGGTGTTGGCACAGGATGGAAGAAGCGCAGTATATTTTGGGATTTGCCTTATTGGAAATTCCTATTGATTCGTCATAACCTTGATGTCATGCACGTGGAGAAGAATGTCTTTGATAATGTGTTCAATACAGTTTTGAACGTACCAGGAAGGACAAAGGATACAAGCAAATCTAGAGAAGAACTAAACACATATTGCTCAAGACCAGCACTTGAAAAGAATGTTGAGACAAACAAGTATCCAAAAGCTTGTTACATGCTTGACACTAAAGAGAAGAAAGTATTGTTTGAATGGGTCAAAACTTTACGATTCCCTGATGGTTATGTGTCAAATATGGGAAGATGTGTCGACATGAGCAAACTTAAGATGTTTGGGATGAAGAGCCACGATTGCCATGTGTTTATGCAACGTATTTTGCCAATTGGCTTTCGTGAATTGCTTCCGTCACATGTGTGGAAGGCAATCACTGAACTAAGTTTGTTCTTCAAGGATTTGAGTTCTAGGAACTTGAGATGTGAAGACGTGTGCCGCCTTAGTGACAACATTGCTATCACTTT is a window encoding:
- the LOC130998378 gene encoding uncharacterized protein LOC130998378, whose translation is MCLKAEGNMSERCFDQWLELIKEILPEHNLAPNNFYSTKKLLSGMGLPVEKIDCCRNNCMLFWGEDSEDIECKHCNEPRYQQSDTSSASSSRTLVVVKKMFYFPLTPRLQRLYASKATAADMRWHASSVDDGIMRHPADSPAWKHLSQKFPSFAEESRNVRLGLSTDGFQPFGQSGQQYSSWPVIVTPYNLPPWMCMKEQYMFLTVLVPGPRNPKEKLDVFLQPLISELIQLWNVGAPTYDVSMKQNFQMRAALLWTVSDFPAYSMLSGWSTAGRLACPHCMTETDSFTLSHSAKQSWFHNHRKFLPMNHSFRRDRKNFLKNKIITAVAPQVRSGEEILFDIDMMGFVKVTEVNSETINKAAARGVGTGWKKRSIFWDLPYWKFLLIRHNLDVMHVEKNVFDNVFNTVLNVPGRTKDTSKSREELNTYCSRPALEKNVETNKYPKACYMLDTKEKKVLFEWVKTLRFPDGYVSNMGRCVDMSKLKMFGMKSHDCHVFMQRILPIGFRELLPSHVWKAITELSLFFKDLSSRNLRCEDVCRLSDNIAITLCKLERIFPPSFFDSMEYLPVHLAFEAQLAGPVQYRWMYPFERYLRKLKNNVRNKARVEGSICNAYIVEEASTFCSYYFEEHVRTRYRNVPRNLNTRDDVRFDGHPDRISVFKQPGQYFGKMTTRYLDEKEYHAAHTYVLLNCKEVTQTYLKFFVAELRALHVSEADINRQMEIQFSDWFRSYVSNPANHVVNEFLIALANGPLVTVKTYPGFYVNGYKFHTMMHGTNRASMNSGVCIKGECYGSDENGELDYYGRLLEVCELEYMGLPLKTTTLFKCEWFDPSPRGTSVHPQFKLVSINHTRRYGGYEPFVLADQAIQVYYCTYPSLRSDRKDWWEVCKIKARSKVEVPNAVEETVVNQPFQEDDLMTPTNPDIDDDTTIVHPRGGLIDIDDADEEDEEDTYLTDDEEYIICYLCNCKFVC